Proteins encoded by one window of Lates calcarifer isolate ASB-BC8 linkage group LG5, TLL_Latcal_v3, whole genome shotgun sequence:
- the LOC108883801 gene encoding uncharacterized protein LOC108883801 isoform X11, whose protein sequence is MEETLCIFLLISQLSVAVSGTLVVNVAQTFYQAEENHHITLEWTFTPKTLSSSNIYILCQLITDQRASRLFQLHEGVEVSKSQDEQFSGRVQFDKDVLREGRLRLHVSRLRTEDSGLYLCEVKTESGSSSDKCRLNVTATHQITCQTEPNQAEEGGDVSLQCRLDPSVDLRKETLEFTRADLNREYDVVHSYRHEKDQTDPQMDQYRDRTTLIHEDLIRGIISLKISSLTLTDSGLYRCYVKDLEASCTMNVTVGAEEVENVGAIVVAVLAVLLFVLGLIIGVLVKRRNLWMKKKQEAEKTPNISEMEKLETTSTEGDEELHRAAENASGNFLKERALSC, encoded by the exons ATGGAGGAAACTCTGTGTATTTTCCTGCTTATTTCTCAGCTCTCTGTCGCTGTCAGTG gaacactTGTAGTGAATGTGGCACAGACCTTCtatcaggcagaggagaaccaccacatcacactgGAATGGACCTTCACACCCAaaactctcagctcctccaacaTTTATATCCTCTGTCAACTGATAACTGATCAGAGAGCCTCAAGACTGTTTCAGCTCCATGAGGGTGTTGAGGTCTCAAAGTCTCAGGATGAACAGTTTTCAGGACGAGTCCAGTTTGACAAAGACGTCCTCAGAGAAGGACGACTCAGACTTCATGTGTCCAGACTCAGGACTGAGGACTCAggtctgtacctgtgtgaggTCAAAACAGAGTCCGGTTCAAGCTCTGACAAGTGTCGACTCAACGTCACTG CGACTCATCAGATCACCTGTCAGACTGAACCGAACCAGGCAGAAGAAGGTGgtgatgtttcactgcagtgtcGTCTGGATCCATCAGTGGACTTGAGGAAAGAAACACTGGAGTTTACCAGAGCTGACCTCAACAGAGAATATGATGTGGTCCACTCGTACCGCCATGAAAAGGACCAAACTGATCCACAGATGGATCAGTACAGAGACAGGACGACTCTGATCCATGAAGATCTGATCAGAGGAATCATCAGTCTGAAGATCTCCTCATTGACCCTGACAGACAGTGGACTGTACAGATGTTACGTCAAAGACCTGGAAGCCAGTTGTACCATGAATGttactgttg gagctgaaGAGGTGGAGAATGTTGGTGccattgttgttgctgttcttGCTGTTCTTCTTTTCGTTCTTGGTCTGATTATTGGAGTCCTGGTGAAACGTAGAAATCTCT ggatgaagaagaagcaggaagcagagaaaacaccaaacatctctgagatggaaaagctggagacgacatcaacagaaggagatgaagagctgcatagagctgcagaaaacgcttcaggaaacttcctgaaagag agagcattgtcctgctga
- the LOC108883801 gene encoding uncharacterized protein LOC108883801 isoform X13: protein MEETLCVFLLISQLSVAVSGTLVVNVAQTFYQAEENHHITLEWTFTPKTLSSSNIYILCQLITDQRASRLFQLHEGVEVSKSQDEQFSGRVQFDKDVLREGRLRLHVSRLRTEDSGLYLCEVKTESGSSSDKCRLNVTATHQITCQTEPNQAEEGGDVSLQCRLDPSVDLRKETLEFTRADLNREYDVVHSYRHEKDQTDPQMDQYRDRTTLIHEDLIRGIISLKISSLTLTDSGLYRCYVKDLEASCTMNVTVGAEEVENVGAIVVAVLAVLLFVLGLIIGVLVKRRNLWMKKKQEAEKTPNISEMEKLETTSTEGDEELHRAAENASGNFLKERALSC, encoded by the exons gaacactTGTAGTGAATGTGGCACAGACCTTCtatcaggcagaggagaaccaccacatcacactgGAATGGACCTTCACACCCAaaactctcagctcctccaacaTTTATATCCTCTGTCAACTGATAACTGATCAGAGAGCCTCAAGACTGTTTCAGCTCCATGAGGGTGTTGAGGTCTCAAAGTCTCAGGATGAACAGTTTTCAGGACGAGTCCAGTTTGACAAAGACGTCCTCAGAGAAGGACGACTCAGACTTCATGTGTCCAGACTCAGGACTGAGGACTCAggtctgtacctgtgtgaggTCAAAACAGAGTCCGGTTCAAGCTCTGACAAGTGTCGACTCAACGTCACTG CGACTCATCAGATCACCTGTCAGACTGAACCGAACCAGGCAGAAGAAGGTGgtgatgtttcactgcagtgtcGTCTGGATCCATCAGTGGACTTGAGGAAAGAAACACTGGAGTTTACCAGAGCTGACCTCAACAGAGAATATGATGTGGTCCACTCGTACCGCCATGAAAAGGACCAAACTGATCCACAGATGGATCAGTACAGAGACAGGACGACTCTGATCCATGAAGATCTGATCAGAGGAATCATCAGTCTGAAGATCTCCTCATTGACCCTGACAGACAGTGGACTGTACAGATGTTACGTCAAAGACCTGGAAGCCAGTTGTACCATGAATGttactgttg gagctgaaGAGGTGGAGAATGTTGGTGccattgttgttgctgttcttGCTGTTCTTCTTTTCGTTCTTGGTCTGATTATTGGAGTCCTGGTGAAACGTAGAAATCTCT ggatgaagaagaagcaggaagcagagaaaacaccaaacatctctgagatggaaaagctggagacgacatcaacagaaggagatgaagagctgcatagagctgcagaaaacgcttcaggaaacttcctgaaagag agagcattgtcctgctga
- the LOC108883801 gene encoding uncharacterized protein LOC108883801 isoform X16: MICWILLLIVLISCVSGTLVVNVAQTFYQAEENHHITLEWTFTPKTLSSSNIYILCQLITDQRASRLFQLHEGVEVSKSQDEQFSGRVQFDKDVLREGRLRLHVSRLRTEDSGLYLCEVKTESGSSSDKCRLNVTATHQITCQTEPNQAEEGGDVSLQCRLDPSVDLRKETLEFTRADLNREYDVVHSYRHEKDQTDPQMDQYRDRTTLIHEDLIRGIISLKISSLTLTDSGLYRCYVKDLEASCTMNVTVGAEEVENVGAIVVAVLAVLLFVLGLIIGVLVKRRNLWMKKKQEAEKTPNISEMEKLETTSTEGDEELHRAAENASGNFLKERALSC, encoded by the exons gaacactTGTAGTGAATGTGGCACAGACCTTCtatcaggcagaggagaaccaccacatcacactgGAATGGACCTTCACACCCAaaactctcagctcctccaacaTTTATATCCTCTGTCAACTGATAACTGATCAGAGAGCCTCAAGACTGTTTCAGCTCCATGAGGGTGTTGAGGTCTCAAAGTCTCAGGATGAACAGTTTTCAGGACGAGTCCAGTTTGACAAAGACGTCCTCAGAGAAGGACGACTCAGACTTCATGTGTCCAGACTCAGGACTGAGGACTCAggtctgtacctgtgtgaggTCAAAACAGAGTCCGGTTCAAGCTCTGACAAGTGTCGACTCAACGTCACTG CGACTCATCAGATCACCTGTCAGACTGAACCGAACCAGGCAGAAGAAGGTGgtgatgtttcactgcagtgtcGTCTGGATCCATCAGTGGACTTGAGGAAAGAAACACTGGAGTTTACCAGAGCTGACCTCAACAGAGAATATGATGTGGTCCACTCGTACCGCCATGAAAAGGACCAAACTGATCCACAGATGGATCAGTACAGAGACAGGACGACTCTGATCCATGAAGATCTGATCAGAGGAATCATCAGTCTGAAGATCTCCTCATTGACCCTGACAGACAGTGGACTGTACAGATGTTACGTCAAAGACCTGGAAGCCAGTTGTACCATGAATGttactgttg gagctgaaGAGGTGGAGAATGTTGGTGccattgttgttgctgttcttGCTGTTCTTCTTTTCGTTCTTGGTCTGATTATTGGAGTCCTGGTGAAACGTAGAAATCTCT ggatgaagaagaagcaggaagcagagaaaacaccaaacatctctgagatggaaaagctggagacgacatcaacagaaggagatgaagagctgcatagagctgcagaaaacgcttcaggaaacttcctgaaagag agagcattgtcctgctga